gagtattgcgtacagttttggtctccaaatctgaggaaggacattattgccatagagggagtgcagagaaggttcaccagactgattcctgggatgtcaggactgtcttatgaagaaagactggatagacttggtttatactctctagaatttaggagattgagaggggatcttatagaaacttacaaaattcttaaggggttggacaggctagatgcaggaagattgctcccgatgttggggaagtccaggacaaggggtcacagcttaaggataagggggaaatcctttaaaaccgagatgagaagaacttttttcacacagagagtggtgaatctctggaactccctgccacagagggtagtcgaggccagttcattggctatatttaagagggagttagatgtggcccttgtggctaaggggatcagagggtatggagagaaggcaggtacgggatactgagttggatgatcagccatgatcatattgaatggcggtgcaggctcgaagggccgaatggcctactcctgcacctaatttctatgtttctatgtttctatgtgactccACTGTCCACCTGGAATTTTACTTCCTTCCCTTTCAGCATCATGGTCGCAAAGATTTTCTTTGGGAATTGAGTCTCCTCAACACTGTGCACGTTCTGCTTCAACTGCTTCTGGTTGCAGTTCCATTGTGTGAATTTCATCATCCTCTTGACTGTCATTATACTCATCACTggaactctccacttcctccactGTATGCACAGGTTTTTCCCCTTTCTGTTCTTTCTTCTGGTTCTTCTGTTGCACCTGCTTTTCCATGCATTGTGATGCAAAATGCTCTTTCATATGGCATTTGAAACACTCCCGGCCATATGCTGGACATTTCTCCTTCTTCCTCTCATGTATGTATCTGCAGTATTTGCACTGTATGGTTGGCTGGTATCTTTTCCCCTCTTGTCTCACTGCACAGACATCTTGTTGTTGGTCACTTAACAGGACATCAACTCTGGCCTTGGCAAGCACCGAAGGCTGGCATGCCTTCACACCCTTTTCTAAGTCAAGTGAGGTTTCTCGGAGAAGTCTCTCCCGCAGCATGTCATTCTTATGCCGCATATTATTCTATCACGTATCAGTGAATCCTTCAACTCTCTGAAACCACAATAGGCTGTCAAGAGCTTCAGTTCTATTAAAAACAAGTCAAAAGTCTCCCCTCTTTCTTGGCCCCTCGTAAAAAATCTATACCTGTCGATGGTCTCGTTCGTCACGGGTTGACAATGCTGTTCGAAAGCATCGAGAGCCTGCTCTAGCGTAACTTCTTGTACATTGCCCTCCGGCGTCCGTGTCTCCAGCGTTTGGTAGAGCTCTCTCCATTGCGGTCCAACTAGGTACATGAGCAGTTTCCTCATTGTCTTGTCATCCTTCCCTTCCATGCTCAAATCAACATAGAGCTCAAACTCCTCCCTCCATTGTCTCCACTCCATTGGCAAGTCCCTTGCCTCAAAATTCATTTGCCTAGGGGGCTTTAGCTGCTCCATTTTCCTGACAAATCCGCCCCTCTATATGTAGGCCGCACAATCGTCTCTCGGTAGTATTCACTCACATACATCGTCCGCCGTTGCCGTGTGCACCTAATCAAAACTCAACCAATTCTGAAACAGGTCCCGATCTTAGTATTGTGTTTCCTTACTGTAAATTGCTCCATCACAACTTCACAACTAATTAACAGAGGCTTTACACTCGTGCCTTAGGTTCAGCCATTTTTATTCAGGATCCATCTTGACTACTGCCACATGGGTATTGCATCATCGGTACTGCACCACCGATGGCGCCATTCCCATAACTATAACCATACACTGCAACTTTTTCTTAGTTTGCTCTCTTTtttaagaaagaaggaaaaaaagtGCAAAAACGTACTTCTGGATTTTATAAGCAAAATAAATGATCGTTAAATCAAGGTGTTTCTTTGTAATGTTGACCACACGAGATACTCAATTATTGTACAAAGGACATTGGAACAATGAGAAAGTTCAGTTAAAATTCACAGAATTTCAGAGATGAGGAGGTGGAATTTGTACAGATTACTGTCTGGGGCAGAACAGGTTCAGAGGGAAATTCAGGAATAGAGATTACAATGATCATTTCCATTGACCAGTAAATTGGCGATGAAGAGCCTCGTGGTGTATACTGTTTTGGATTTACACAACTAGGTGTACATTACACATGTTCACATCAAGGGATCAGTGTGCACTAAAGAGCCGGAGGGCGCTATTAAGTGGTATTTAGTTTGGCAAACTCTCGTTTCCTCTCAGAGCAGCCCAACATCTGCTTAACATTTGGTGCATGGTTCAAAGATGGAACAGATGGAATCAATACACATCCACCAATGGAATGACATGGAGCTCAGCATGAAAACAAAGCACCCATCTCCCAGCAAAGCATGAAGTCATGGCTGGAGCTAGCACCCTCCGAGTGATGGGGCAGAGGTCTCAGTGCAGGTAAATGGCCAGAGACAAGCTCCAAAATACAGGGCATGTATTTCGTCAAGGTGAGTGCCACTGCCCACAGAGGAAAGCCTGAGGGTGTGGGGACATGGGCTCAGGAGATGCTAAACCAGTAACCACAGTGCATTCAATAGCTTTGGTGCACTGGTGGTGGAGGGAGTGAATGTTTGGGGTGACTGAGGAGCTATCATTCTACCAATGCGCCTCCTGGGTTATTCTCCAAGGTTTTCTTACAAACACTGAGTATCGGCAGACTGCTGGAGCAGCCAGACAGTGACCACAAAACCCTTGCGCTCATACGGTTTGTAAACCTTACCAAGGGATTTGCTCGGTCTCGGGACCACTGCTTACCTGGACGGAGTTAAGCCGGCAGTATCCGTTAATTGGAAATCGGATGACGTGCGTGGGGTCCTGGTTCCACCCCGCGTTTACGGAGTTGCACATGACGTCCCCAGTCTCAGGGAAAATATCCTCTATTAGTGACTTCTCCCCGCTCAGACTGATGCGCTCGCCCAGGTCAGGCGTGACCCTCAGCACCAGACACTCGCAGGGCTGCGAGCACTTCcgatgctcctgctcctgcttccACCTCTCCAGTTCCCTCACCATGGGCTGTAGCTGGTAATACTTGGCTTCTTCGTATAGCAGGCAGAAATCCTGAAACAAGAACAACTTCACATCGGCCTTTTGTCCGGACTGAATTTCCTGCTCATACTGGAACAGGATTTTCCAACCCTTGAGCTGGCGCCCTTTTAATCAAAGAGCATAGTATGGAGAGTATGGCTATGTCACAGCTACTCACCCCAACCGGTTTGTGCTGGCATGTATGTTTAATGCAAGCTTCCTAGCTTTGTCATCTATACCCAGTAGTGCTATCCACGGATTTTTAGGTTTTTTGGGcactagagtgtggaaacaggctctttggcccaccggacCCACCGAGACCAGCTCTCTgcacactagtgctatcctacacacgatttaaggaagccaattaacccacaatctgcacgtctttgggatgtgggagaaaatccagAACACCCAaacaaaacccacgcaatcacagagagaaggtgcagactctgtacagattgcacccatagtcaggatcgaacccccgtctctagcactataaggcagcaactctaccgctgcgccactgtgcattaGGAGACATGAGAGGCTgcggatgatggaatcttgagcaaatataCAACATgcaggggaaactcagtgggtcaggcagtctgacacccttttgtcttcttcTCACATCCAGCCTTAGTTACTTATTCCACCCATCTACAAATCatgccccccccccttcacctgtacccacctatcacctgtcagactttgtcccaccccctcactcttccagctttctccctcctcctccatcagtctgaagaagggtcctgacacaaaacattgtccgtccattccctccacagatgttgactgACACACCGAGTCTTCCAGCTCTCTGTGTTTTGATTTAGAATTTGTCTTTTTGATTCCTGAACAATTAACTAGACCATGAAGGACAGAGGATCCACAATGATTGTTGAGGGACCGCGTATTTTAATATTTTTCCTTCTGAATAGCTTATTCTATTAAATGATCGTATAGTGCCACTGGACTGCTAAGACCGAGGTCTAGACTAatgactgagttcctccagcactgttcttTAGGGACATTCGCCTTGCTTTCTATCATTTAATTTGTTTCAACAAACATCAAAAAGCAGATTCTCTGCTCATCATCGCACTGCGAGATCATGCTGGCCGTAACTTGGTTTCTGTGGTGGGGAGGTTCTTCGTCTTGGGAAGGGGCTACAGAAATACGAGGATAGGTGTCATGAGAGCCTTTTCCCAGCAGTTTTGGGTAGATTGCTGATTACCAAGTAGATAAAGGAATGAGGAGAAGTTGCATCCAAAATATTGTTGCACTCTCACCTTGAAGTCCTCTGGAAGCAGGAGCTTCGATGTCCTGAGGAAGCTTAAGATGTATCGGAAAATCTCTCCATCTCGGTCAATGAAATAGTGCTGCTTTAAACTGTCCAGGACAATGGGCTCGGTGCCGTTGAAGAGGCGTCCTATCCTGTACCAAAACATATGGACCACAGTTTGGTATTCGTTTTGAAACAACGACATGAAAGTCTGAATGCAGACCACTTATTAATACTTGTGGCAAATGGCCAGCTATTAAAAAACAATCTAAGAGCTGCAAAATAAATGGCGCCAGTTATATTGTTACATTAGAAAGTAGAACCTAACATATAATAGTATCTACAATCGTTGTCTGTAGTCAAGTTGAGTTTCATGTCATATTGCATAAGTACGGTGCGGTACAATACAATTGCAgctgcatcacaggcacatagactcagccaCAAACATAAACTCAATCACACCTACAATTATTAAAAGAGAGAAGACTTTGCAAAGAAACAAGACATTAATGCAATAACGTAACTAGAACACCAAAGTCCATGGGAATGCAAGAGGTATTCTGTCGTTGAGGTGGGATTAGTGTTGTGTGGGTCGGTTCGAATACCGGATGGTTGCAGGAAAGTAGGTGTTCCTGAAGCTGGTGGTGTGGAACTTGAGGCTTCTGTACCTGCTGCAATGTTGCAAAGATGCAGAAACTGGGGCT
This sequence is a window from Amblyraja radiata isolate CabotCenter1 chromosome 17, sAmbRad1.1.pri, whole genome shotgun sequence. Protein-coding genes within it:
- the kctd15 gene encoding BTB/POZ domain-containing protein KCTD15 isoform X2, with the protein product MFTEGRTMSRLSLTRSPVSPVTCQGIPLPAQLTKSNAPVHIDVGGHMYTSSLATLTKYTDSRIGRLFNGTEPIVLDSLKQHYFIDRDGEIFRYILSFLRTSKLLLPEDFKDFCLLYEEAKYYQLQPMVRELERWKQEQEHRKCSQPCECLVLRVTPDLGERISLSGEKSLIEDIFPETGDVMCNSVNAGWNQDPTHVIRFPINGYCRLNSVQVLERLLHKGFRVVASCGGGVDSSQFSEYVLYRRDKQSQLTPTTFRIKQEPLD